A stretch of the Pedobacter sp. MC2016-14 genome encodes the following:
- a CDS encoding RNA polymerase sigma-70 factor gives MRKSTASILTGQDLLSLIEGGDAEAFTEFYSDTFKKLILVADRYVRSVHIAEEIVQDVFVKIWEDKTQLSGINSIQSYLYRSVANASINHINREKNLEKHHLKIAEHLTEEDVELLNEQNELIVLLHQEIAKLPEKCQRVFVLSRLEGKKYKDIAVLLQISEKTVENHMGNALRILRKEVLLKSSGRDGGVNPKYFSLLSLFLY, from the coding sequence ATGCGTAAATCTACCGCCTCAATTCTTACCGGACAGGATTTGCTGTCACTTATAGAAGGTGGAGACGCGGAGGCTTTTACAGAATTTTATTCGGACACTTTTAAAAAACTGATTCTTGTTGCAGACAGATATGTGAGAAGTGTACATATAGCTGAGGAGATTGTACAGGATGTTTTTGTAAAGATTTGGGAAGATAAAACTCAGCTTTCGGGCATCAATTCCATTCAATCTTATTTATACCGCAGTGTGGCGAATGCTTCCATTAACCATATTAATCGGGAGAAGAATCTTGAGAAGCACCACCTCAAAATTGCGGAACATTTAACGGAAGAAGATGTAGAGTTATTAAATGAGCAAAATGAGTTGATTGTATTGCTACATCAGGAAATAGCTAAACTTCCAGAAAAATGTCAGCGTGTTTTTGTTTTAAGCAGGCTGGAAGGAAAAAAGTATAAAGATATTGCTGTTCTGCTTCAGATTTCAGAGAAAACAGTTGAAAACCACATGGGGAATGCTTTAAGGATTCTTAGGAAGGAAGTTTTATTGAAATCTTCGGGTCGTGATGGTGGTGTAAACCCTAAATATTTTTCATTGTTGAGCTTGTTTTTGTATTAA
- a CDS encoding cytochrome c oxidase subunit 3 has protein sequence MVHTLKEEDIKLDYRPQKFIIWLFVVSSTIMFGGFTSYYIVFAASKGKGHGLVLPDLFIYSTVVLVLSSIFLFLAARQLRIGNIARQRMFLWLTLGLGIAFGYLQVDAWSSMVNSGAVLINNNAAISLIYIVSGMHLLHILAGLCLVGSNLFGTYQNISIEKRQYRMDIAAIFWHFIDILWIYLYVFLLLNS, from the coding sequence ATGGTACATACTTTAAAAGAAGAAGATATTAAATTGGATTACAGACCTCAGAAGTTTATCATCTGGTTATTTGTAGTGAGTTCAACCATCATGTTTGGTGGTTTTACAAGTTATTATATTGTATTTGCCGCTTCTAAGGGTAAAGGTCATGGATTAGTTCTTCCTGATCTCTTCATATACAGCACTGTGGTATTGGTATTGAGTAGTATTTTCTTATTTCTTGCTGCAAGGCAGTTGAGGATTGGAAATATAGCCAGACAAAGGATGTTTTTATGGCTTACTTTAGGGTTGGGAATTGCTTTTGGTTATTTGCAGGTAGATGCATGGTCGTCAATGGTTAATTCTGGTGCTGTGCTCATCAACAATAACGCTGCTATTTCATTGATTTATATCGTATCAGGAATGCACTTGCTGCACATTTTAGCAGGTCTTTGTCTTGTTGGCTCAAACTTATTTGGTACTTATCAAAATATTTCCATCGAAAAACGCCAGTACAGGATGGATATTGCTGCAATTTTCTGGCATTTTATAGATATATTGTGGATATATCTTTATGTTTTTTTACTTTTGAACAGTTAG
- a CDS encoding DUF420 domain-containing protein codes for MNDQTPIEKKYNKWIILLSVVIPVAVAVLFMVKLKDLGFDVSPLPFLPPIYATINGITAVLLVIAVNAIKNGKVQLHQLLMKCAIGCSLLFLVMYIAYHMTTPSTKFGGEGAVKYVYYFILITHILLSIATIPFVLVTYVRALAERFDRHRKIARITFPLWLYVAVTGVIVYLMISPYYSF; via the coding sequence ATGAATGACCAAACTCCAATAGAGAAAAAATATAATAAATGGATTATCTTGCTGTCTGTGGTAATACCTGTTGCCGTAGCGGTACTGTTTATGGTAAAATTGAAAGACCTGGGCTTTGATGTGAGCCCTCTTCCATTTTTACCACCAATATATGCCACCATCAATGGTATTACAGCTGTTTTGCTGGTCATAGCCGTGAATGCGATTAAGAATGGTAAAGTACAGTTGCACCAGCTTTTAATGAAATGCGCCATCGGTTGTTCATTGCTTTTTTTGGTGATGTATATTGCCTATCATATGACAACACCATCTACCAAATTTGGAGGTGAGGGTGCTGTTAAATATGTTTACTATTTCATTTTGATTACCCATATTCTATTGTCTATTGCTACCATCCCTTTTGTATTGGTTACCTACGTTAGGGCATTGGCGGAGCGATTTGACCGTCACAGAAAGATTGCAAGGATAACCTTTCCACTTTGGCTTTATGTGGCCGTTACTGGCGTAATTGTTTACCTAATGATCTCTCCTTACTACAGTTTCTAG
- a CDS encoding SusC/RagA family TonB-linked outer membrane protein, translating to MEKNYKKNMRRLKCTLSGMFFCALFCVSLANAESIQRSRMAMERLDVYLHKIELAYQVSFVYDATQINKAMIIEAPVKLVSINSDLEPLKTKGINYSIVGKQVVLKKVQITASFKDLIVKGKVRGKKDGDLLPGVSVREKGVSNGVSTNGAGEYQIRVKEGAVLIFSAIGYKQQEVTVSGRTTIDVSLDEDVSQLKEVTISTGYQNINKKLFTGAATTIKGSDVKQDGITDVSRMLEGRVAGVSVQNVSGTFGAAPKIRVRGATSITGDNKPLWVVDGVILEDVVNISNEQLSSGDVSTLIGSSVAGINADDIESFNILKDAAATAQYGARAMNGVVVITTKKGRIGKPLISYTGNFSTYLKPTYDDYNIMNSSDQMSVYSELARKGWLNHSTASRAADGGVFTKMYQLINTYDASSGQFGLANTPEARNTFLSRYAVANTDWFDVLFKNSLMQEHAVSVSSGTEKSQLYFSTSYLNDNGWAAGNDVERYTANVNAVFNLTDKLTINFITTGSIRNQKAPGTVGRVSNPVEGKYSRDFDINPFSYALNTSRTMTAYDTNGARESFTRNFADFNILNELDNNSLDLSMLDFKLQGGLTYKFVKNFKYDFLASMRYVKSGNEHKVRENSNMANAYRADGDSYIQENNRFLYRDPEHLELQPVVVLPYGGFYNTTDDFLKSYMVRNSIEYDKTINDKHLINVYAFQETRMADRQTRSMIGYGYQYDKGGVAFIDPNIIKQATLNNLNYFSMSNRYDRFSAFMARAAYSYDGRYSFNATGRYDGSNQLGSSATARWLPTWNISGAWNVDEEDFMKRQQIISKLTLRATYGLTASLGSATNSALVLRNSSALRPYTNEVESVMNIDYIENGDLTWEKQYETNLGVDLGLFRNRLNLTVDLYNRNGFDLISPLRTSGIGGQYLTTANYADMNTKGIEVTISGPIIKTDEWSWRSNFNFGYNKNKVTKLSSPQSIFNLVTADGGPQQGFPYRGLYSVEFTGLNHETGVPEFINEKGERSQDVYMQSFETKYLKYEGPTDPKLTGGFFNTVSYKGFTFSSLFTFSAGNKIRLNPMFATSYSDLDAMPNEFKERWTLPGDELTTNIPSIPDVEASDDLEGVYPYNTYNYSSVRVADGGFIRLKQLSLSYALPAKILKYIGAGNASISAVANNFWLIYSDKKLKGQDPEFFASGGVALPIPKQYTLSLKIGF from the coding sequence ATGGAGAAAAACTACAAAAAGAACATGCGGAGATTAAAATGTACCTTATCAGGTATGTTTTTCTGTGCACTATTTTGTGTGTCGCTAGCCAACGCCGAAAGCATACAGCGTTCGCGTATGGCAATGGAGCGACTTGATGTATATCTGCACAAAATAGAGCTTGCTTACCAGGTAAGTTTTGTTTACGATGCCACGCAAATCAATAAGGCAATGATTATTGAGGCGCCAGTAAAACTGGTATCTATAAATTCAGATTTAGAGCCTTTGAAAACAAAAGGTATCAATTACAGTATTGTTGGTAAGCAGGTGGTTTTAAAGAAAGTGCAGATAACAGCGTCTTTTAAGGATCTTATTGTAAAAGGTAAAGTTCGTGGGAAAAAAGATGGAGATTTATTACCAGGTGTAAGTGTTCGCGAGAAGGGAGTTTCTAACGGAGTCTCGACAAATGGCGCTGGTGAGTATCAAATCCGAGTAAAAGAAGGAGCAGTACTGATTTTCTCAGCAATTGGTTACAAGCAACAGGAAGTAACTGTGAGTGGTAGAACAACTATTGATGTTTCACTGGATGAAGATGTGAGCCAATTAAAAGAAGTAACAATTTCAACAGGTTATCAAAATATTAATAAGAAATTATTTACAGGCGCGGCTACAACTATTAAAGGATCAGATGTAAAACAAGATGGTATTACTGATGTAAGTAGAATGTTAGAAGGTCGTGTGGCCGGCGTATCAGTGCAAAATGTTTCTGGTACTTTTGGTGCTGCACCGAAGATTCGTGTTCGTGGCGCAACTTCAATTACTGGCGACAATAAACCTCTTTGGGTTGTGGATGGGGTAATTCTAGAAGATGTTGTTAACATTTCCAATGAGCAATTGTCATCAGGAGATGTGAGTACACTTATTGGATCCTCAGTCGCTGGAATAAATGCGGATGATATAGAGAGCTTTAATATTTTAAAAGATGCTGCTGCGACGGCACAATATGGAGCACGTGCGATGAATGGCGTAGTTGTAATTACAACTAAGAAAGGACGGATCGGAAAACCCCTGATATCTTATACAGGGAATTTCTCAACCTATTTAAAGCCAACATACGACGATTACAATATCATGAATTCCTCTGATCAAATGTCGGTTTACTCTGAGTTGGCACGTAAAGGATGGTTAAACCACTCAACGGCTTCGAGAGCTGCCGATGGGGGTGTATTCACCAAAATGTACCAGCTTATTAATACATATGATGCTTCTTCAGGACAGTTTGGATTGGCAAATACTCCTGAGGCTAGAAATACTTTTTTATCGCGTTATGCAGTCGCCAATACGGATTGGTTTGATGTGTTATTCAAAAATTCCCTAATGCAGGAACACGCAGTAAGCGTGTCATCTGGAACTGAAAAATCACAGCTTTATTTTTCTACAAGTTATTTAAATGATAATGGATGGGCTGCAGGAAATGACGTAGAACGTTACACTGCGAACGTAAATGCAGTATTTAACTTAACTGATAAGCTAACGATTAATTTTATTACTACTGGGTCTATTCGTAATCAAAAAGCACCAGGAACTGTTGGAAGAGTAAGTAATCCGGTAGAAGGAAAATACTCGAGGGATTTTGACATTAATCCATTTAGTTATGCTTTAAATACCAGTCGTACAATGACTGCTTACGATACCAATGGTGCAAGAGAAAGCTTTACAAGAAACTTTGCCGATTTCAATATCCTGAATGAGCTAGATAATAATTCATTGGATTTGAGTATGCTGGATTTTAAACTTCAAGGTGGATTGACTTATAAATTTGTTAAGAATTTTAAGTATGATTTCCTGGCGTCAATGAGATACGTTAAAAGTGGAAATGAGCATAAGGTTAGAGAAAATTCAAACATGGCCAATGCATACAGAGCTGATGGAGATTCTTATATTCAAGAGAATAACCGGTTTTTATACAGAGACCCTGAACATTTAGAATTACAGCCAGTGGTTGTGTTGCCTTATGGTGGGTTCTATAATACTACTGATGATTTCTTGAAGTCATATATGGTTAGAAATTCCATTGAATATGACAAAACTATTAACGACAAACATTTAATAAACGTTTATGCCTTTCAGGAAACCAGGATGGCAGATCGCCAGACTAGAAGTATGATTGGATATGGATACCAGTATGATAAAGGGGGCGTGGCTTTTATAGATCCAAATATTATTAAGCAAGCAACACTAAATAACCTCAATTATTTTTCAATGAGCAATAGATACGACCGGTTTTCGGCGTTTATGGCGAGAGCTGCTTATTCTTACGACGGAAGATACTCATTTAATGCAACAGGAAGGTATGATGGTTCAAATCAGTTAGGTAGTTCAGCTACTGCACGCTGGTTGCCAACCTGGAACATTTCTGGCGCATGGAATGTTGACGAAGAGGATTTTATGAAAAGGCAGCAAATTATCAGTAAACTTACGCTAAGGGCAACCTATGGATTGACAGCTAGTTTAGGTAGTGCAACCAATTCTGCTTTAGTACTTAGAAATTCAAGTGCGCTAAGGCCTTACACCAACGAGGTAGAGTCAGTAATGAACATTGATTACATAGAAAATGGTGACTTAACCTGGGAAAAGCAATACGAAACTAACCTTGGTGTAGACCTGGGTTTATTCAGGAATAGACTGAACTTAACTGTTGACTTGTACAACAGAAATGGGTTTGATTTAATTAGTCCGTTAAGAACTTCCGGAATTGGCGGTCAGTATTTGACTACAGCCAACTATGCAGATATGAATACAAAAGGTATTGAGGTTACAATCAGCGGCCCGATTATTAAAACTGACGAATGGAGCTGGAGAAGTAATTTCAATTTTGGATATAATAAAAACAAAGTAACTAAGCTTTCTAGTCCTCAAAGTATATTCAATCTAGTGACTGCTGATGGTGGACCCCAACAGGGCTTCCCATATCGTGGTTTATATTCTGTTGAGTTTACTGGTTTAAATCATGAAACCGGAGTACCTGAATTCATCAATGAAAAGGGAGAGCGGAGCCAGGATGTTTACATGCAAAGTTTCGAAACCAAGTATTTAAAATATGAAGGGCCTACTGATCCTAAACTGACTGGTGGTTTTTTCAATACAGTTAGTTATAAGGGATTTACCTTTAGTTCCTTATTTACCTTTTCAGCGGGTAATAAAATTAGGTTAAATCCAATGTTTGCTACTTCATACTCCGATTTGGATGCTATGCCAAATGAATTTAAAGAGAGATGGACACTTCCTGGCGACGAATTGACTACCAATATTCCTTCCATTCCTGACGTAGAAGCATCGGACGATCTGGAAGGGGTTTATCCGTATAATACCTACAATTATTCGTCAGTAAGAGTGGCCGATGGAGGTTTTATACGCTTGAAGCAATTGTCTCTTTCGTATGCATTACCTGCAAAGATTCTTAAGTATATAGGTGCCGGTAATGCCTCTATAAGTGCGGTAGCAAATAATTTCTGGCTTATCTATTCAGATAAGAAGCTTAAAGGTCAAGATCCAGAATTTTTTGCATCAGGTGGTGTAGCCTTGCCTATTCCAAAGCAATATACCTTGTCGTTAAAAATTGGGTTTTAA
- a CDS encoding SCO family protein, with translation MNSTSLKKILILVTILAVPGFLYYLLQEKGKNRYKPLPYFGPKVPAKTFHTFHGEKIQDTIYHQVANFKLINQHADTVGFEAYQGKIIVLNLFSAKTGSEFISKAVKAFETTYGKNRMISFVSLTSDPAHDTPEVLTTYAAKLNAEPGKWDFLTGDSIEVYSLMKKELRLDPNSNLLVLLDPQHHIRGYYDVTRQENLSQLDDEIKVLITEELRKITAKDGR, from the coding sequence ATGAATTCTACTTCTTTAAAAAAGATATTAATCCTGGTCACCATTTTAGCGGTACCAGGATTTTTATATTATTTACTTCAGGAAAAGGGAAAAAACAGGTATAAACCACTTCCTTATTTTGGACCTAAAGTACCAGCAAAGACTTTTCATACCTTTCACGGCGAGAAAATTCAGGATACCATTTATCATCAGGTAGCCAACTTTAAATTGATTAATCAGCACGCGGATACGGTTGGTTTTGAAGCTTATCAGGGGAAAATAATTGTACTAAATCTTTTTAGTGCAAAAACGGGATCTGAATTTATCAGCAAGGCGGTAAAAGCGTTTGAAACTACCTATGGTAAAAACAGGATGATCAGTTTTGTGAGCCTGACCAGCGATCCTGCTCATGATACACCCGAAGTACTGACTACTTATGCTGCAAAATTGAATGCAGAACCGGGCAAGTGGGACTTTTTAACGGGCGATAGTATTGAAGTTTATAGTTTGATGAAGAAAGAACTTCGCCTTGATCCTAACAGTAATTTACTTGTTTTGCTGGATCCACAGCATCATATCCGTGGTTACTATGATGTAACCCGTCAGGAAAACCTCTCACAATTAGATGATGAAATTAAAGTACTCATCACTGAAGAATTAAGAAAGATAACTGCTAAAGACGGGAGATAA
- a CDS encoding heme A synthase: MVSTAEHRFIKLNLITIIATLVLILAGGIVRSTGSGMGCPDWPKCFDQYIPPTDISQLPEGYKEKYVAGRLAKNAKFAKLLDKMGKNDLAERIRHDESITVPEEFNVAKTWTEYVNRLTGALTGFLLLALTVLSFAYRKKASRIITLSFLNIIVVGFQAWLGSIVVSTNLLAWIVTVHMLLALVMLAILVYTYNYAKTLGREDVVVISRLVWLRVLIVVTILAGVLQVILGTEVRETIDVIAKAALSVRADWVDKVGSVFIFHRDMAILVAILNVMVYKVVMDKFGGRATELRVGNAVLLVLLIQIVTGVILANFALPPYAQALHILFSTVLFTLQYYLYLLVYNANSYRQH, translated from the coding sequence ATGGTTTCTACAGCTGAGCATCGGTTTATCAAGCTTAACCTTATTACCATCATTGCTACTTTAGTACTTATCCTTGCGGGTGGAATTGTACGTAGCACTGGTTCTGGTATGGGTTGTCCTGATTGGCCTAAATGTTTTGACCAATATATTCCTCCAACAGACATCAGTCAATTGCCTGAGGGATATAAGGAGAAGTATGTAGCTGGCAGACTGGCAAAGAATGCTAAGTTTGCTAAACTCTTGGATAAAATGGGTAAAAATGATCTGGCAGAAAGGATCCGTCATGATGAAAGTATCACTGTTCCGGAAGAGTTTAATGTTGCAAAAACATGGACTGAATATGTGAACAGGCTTACTGGTGCATTAACCGGTTTTTTGCTGCTCGCATTAACAGTTCTTTCTTTTGCTTATCGTAAAAAGGCAAGTCGTATTATTACCTTGAGTTTTCTGAACATTATTGTTGTTGGTTTTCAGGCCTGGCTGGGCTCAATTGTAGTATCAACTAATTTATTGGCCTGGATTGTAACGGTACATATGCTGCTTGCATTGGTTATGCTGGCCATTCTGGTTTATACGTATAATTATGCGAAAACACTGGGCAGGGAAGATGTTGTGGTGATTTCACGTCTCGTTTGGCTAAGAGTGCTGATTGTAGTGACAATCCTTGCGGGAGTATTGCAGGTTATTCTTGGAACTGAGGTTCGGGAAACGATTGATGTGATTGCTAAAGCGGCATTGTCTGTTAGGGCAGACTGGGTTGATAAAGTTGGCAGTGTTTTTATTTTTCATCGCGATATGGCGATTTTGGTCGCGATATTAAATGTGATGGTTTATAAGGTTGTCATGGATAAATTTGGTGGTAGGGCTACAGAACTTAGGGTAGGTAATGCAGTACTATTAGTTTTGTTAATTCAAATTGTTACTGGTGTAATATTAGCTAACTTTGCACTTCCGCCTTATGCGCAGGCCTTACATATTTTATTTTCTACCGTGTTATTTACCTTGCAGTACTATTTGTATTTGCTGGTATATAATGCAAATAGTTACAGACAGCATTAA
- a CDS encoding cytochrome C oxidase subunit IV family protein, producing the protein MSEHIHTEEHAHDEHAGLSKKKIWQVFAILLAITVVEFIIALVILPGKPQLQHAGNIVYIALTLLKAFYIVAYFMHLKYEKLGLQLSLSVSFIFILYFITLMLIEGGYLHLHMPFQ; encoded by the coding sequence ATGTCAGAGCACATACATACAGAGGAGCATGCACACGATGAGCATGCTGGCTTAAGCAAGAAAAAAATATGGCAGGTGTTTGCTATTCTTTTAGCAATAACCGTAGTGGAGTTTATCATTGCCTTGGTTATACTACCTGGTAAACCGCAACTTCAGCATGCTGGTAACATTGTTTATATCGCTTTAACACTTTTAAAGGCATTTTACATTGTTGCTTATTTTATGCACTTAAAATATGAGAAACTTGGACTTCAACTTTCATTGAGTGTTTCTTTTATTTTCATTTTGTACTTTATTACGCTGATGTTAATTGAGGGTGGCTACCTTCATTTACATATGCCGTTCCAATAA
- the cyoE gene encoding heme o synthase, protein MKNFLADFSKLIKFRLTFLVVFSASISFLIGSKVQIANGVETEINWLNWLILIAGGFLVTAAANCFNEVIEVDLDRLMTRTKERPMPAGRMTTGQGLVSGLVMGMLGTFLLGKLNIETGLLSVFSILLYAFAYTPLKRKSPIAVFVGAIPGALPPLIGYVAAHGKIDQIAVILFLVQFAWQFPHFWSIAWVLDDDYKLAGFRLLPTTKRDKISAIVVFVTALILIPVSLLPTFYGFGGYYIAGVSIIGGVIFAWLSLKLVIDMDLSSARKVMFCSFFYLPAVQLVLLFDFFPKQF, encoded by the coding sequence TTGAAAAACTTTTTAGCAGACTTCTCTAAACTTATCAAATTCCGGCTTACTTTTCTGGTCGTGTTTTCTGCGTCTATTTCTTTTTTAATTGGCTCCAAGGTCCAGATTGCAAATGGGGTTGAAACAGAGATCAACTGGTTAAACTGGCTTATTCTGATTGCCGGCGGATTTCTGGTAACAGCAGCAGCCAATTGTTTTAATGAAGTTATTGAGGTTGATCTGGACAGGTTAATGACCCGGACTAAAGAACGCCCAATGCCAGCTGGACGTATGACTACTGGTCAGGGATTGGTTTCTGGTTTGGTGATGGGGATGCTTGGTACTTTTTTGTTGGGCAAGCTAAATATAGAAACAGGCTTATTGTCTGTATTTTCTATTCTGCTGTATGCATTTGCCTATACCCCGTTGAAGAGAAAATCACCCATTGCGGTATTTGTAGGTGCAATTCCAGGTGCCTTGCCTCCTTTAATTGGATATGTTGCGGCACATGGCAAGATCGATCAAATTGCTGTAATTTTATTTTTGGTACAGTTTGCCTGGCAGTTTCCTCATTTTTGGTCTATTGCCTGGGTATTGGATGATGATTATAAATTAGCTGGTTTTAGACTATTGCCTACTACCAAACGAGATAAGATTAGCGCAATAGTTGTTTTTGTAACGGCGTTAATTTTAATTCCGGTGAGTTTGCTTCCTACTTTTTACGGATTTGGGGGCTACTATATTGCCGGGGTATCTATCATTGGAGGCGTAATATTTGCCTGGCTTTCTTTGAAGCTGGTCATAGATATGGATTTATCTAGTGCACGTAAGGTAATGTTTTGCTCATTTTTTTACTTGCCGGCAGTGCAACTGGTGTTATTATTTGATTTTTTTCCTAAACAGTTTTAA
- a CDS encoding cytochrome c oxidase subunit 3, with translation MDSLSQLDQVKTTPWSGGRSPWSVEYGKIMMWFFLLSDAFTFSSLLVYYGAQRFTKFTWPDPDLVFQSIPGIMDHGAPLVFVGIMTFILIMSSVTMVLAVEAGHRRAKSEVVWWMVATVIGGFMFLGCQALEWTHLHHEGFWWGSIPGPEELKHFFDGPVSEIAALQFANLFFTITGFHGFHVFSGVLINIIILIMTINGVFEKRGHYLMVEKVGLYWHFVDLVWVFVFTFFYLV, from the coding sequence ATGGATTCATTATCACAATTAGATCAGGTAAAAACTACTCCATGGAGCGGTGGTCGCTCACCATGGTCAGTAGAGTATGGTAAAATCATGATGTGGTTTTTCTTACTATCAGATGCCTTTACGTTTTCCTCTCTATTGGTTTACTACGGCGCTCAGCGTTTTACAAAATTTACATGGCCTGATCCTGATTTGGTTTTTCAGTCTATTCCAGGTATTATGGACCATGGAGCACCCTTGGTATTTGTTGGTATAATGACCTTTATTTTGATCATGAGCTCTGTAACGATGGTATTGGCTGTTGAAGCTGGTCACAGACGCGCTAAAAGCGAAGTGGTTTGGTGGATGGTAGCTACTGTAATAGGTGGATTTATGTTTCTTGGCTGCCAGGCTTTAGAATGGACGCATTTACACCATGAAGGATTCTGGTGGGGTTCTATTCCGGGTCCGGAAGAATTGAAACATTTCTTTGATGGTCCGGTATCGGAAATTGCTGCTTTGCAATTTGCTAACTTGTTTTTTACCATCACTGGTTTTCACGGTTTCCACGTATTTAGTGGTGTGTTGATCAATATCATCATTTTGATTATGACCATTAATGGTGTTTTTGAGAAACGCGGACATTACCTTATGGTGGAGAAAGTTGGTTTATACTGGCACTTTGTTGATTTGGTTTGGGTATTCGTATTTACCTTCTTCTATTTAGTTTAA
- a CDS encoding FecR family protein: protein MQDQIFQDFILKHLNAPEDDLLTQKVNEMRSLSPEHEAYFQEISKIWESSVRTKVLFELDEQSSVKKLRSRISQHVTVSTSFSYKWLINAAALFAVVVFSFWFYTEKTAVKYLVKHTGNQIDSVFLSDGTRIIMAQNSSISYPENFKGKVREISLVKGQAFFNVKHDNEHPFVIDIAKSKVTVLGTSFNIEYSASEINVSVTTGKVAFSPNEVSSPAILTAGQAISYNYLKSNLVLQEAANANSWFTKELHFVDMPLEDVCLELEAYYKVDIDFHDTKHSAKKFNATFKNSSLDEVLSVLEETYQIEVIKRDNAITIKNK from the coding sequence TTGCAAGATCAAATTTTTCAGGATTTTATCCTAAAACACCTAAACGCACCAGAAGATGATTTGTTAACTCAAAAGGTTAACGAAATGAGAAGCCTTTCTCCCGAACATGAGGCTTATTTTCAGGAAATATCCAAAATATGGGAGAGTTCTGTACGTACCAAGGTTCTATTTGAACTGGATGAACAATCTTCAGTAAAAAAATTACGGAGCAGAATTAGCCAGCACGTTACGGTTTCCACTTCTTTTAGTTACAAATGGCTTATAAATGCTGCAGCGCTATTTGCGGTGGTTGTTTTCTCTTTTTGGTTTTATACCGAGAAAACAGCTGTTAAATATTTGGTTAAGCACACAGGGAATCAAATTGATTCGGTGTTTTTGAGTGATGGGACCAGGATTATCATGGCCCAAAATTCCTCTATCAGTTATCCTGAAAATTTTAAAGGTAAAGTGCGTGAAATCAGTCTTGTAAAAGGTCAAGCTTTCTTTAATGTTAAGCACGATAACGAGCATCCTTTTGTCATTGATATTGCTAAATCTAAAGTAACTGTGTTAGGCACTTCCTTCAATATTGAATATTCAGCATCGGAAATCAATGTGTCTGTTACTACAGGAAAGGTTGCCTTTAGTCCAAATGAGGTGAGTAGTCCTGCAATCCTCACTGCCGGTCAGGCCATCAGCTACAATTATTTGAAGAGTAACCTTGTTTTGCAGGAGGCAGCAAACGCGAACTCCTGGTTTACCAAAGAACTGCATTTTGTGGACATGCCTTTGGAGGATGTTTGCTTAGAACTGGAAGCGTATTATAAGGTGGATATAGATTTTCATGATACTAAGCACAGTGCTAAAAAGTTCAATGCGACCTTTAAAAACAGCAGTTTGGATGAGGTATTGTCTGTACTTGAAGAGACTTATCAAATAGAAGTTATAAAAAGAGATAACGCAATCACAATAAAGAATAAATAA